One Solanum pennellii chromosome 9, SPENNV200 DNA segment encodes these proteins:
- the LOC107029612 gene encoding uncharacterized protein LOC107029612, which produces MLRVLNEKLKRLCFSLRWPIRCRSKNKIKITVKKLGKSNSSSHSQIDPSNSNGSAAIHPSNGELNRSKTGRTIRVATFNAALFSMAPALPRSSSDRSASFDFENDEFSNSKASKMSDYYNLRVKSANDRPKSILKQSPLHPTKETDTLLLKRQNFSKSKLRVSINLPDNEISLKKSGQLRILGCDSERFSGSGICRGKSPLRSTVSMPRIDCQSYRITRSVLEVLRELNADILALQDVKAEEEKGMKPLSDLADALGMNYVFAESWAPEYGNAIMSKWPIKSWNIQKIFDDSDFRNVLKATIDVPRVGELNFFCTHLDHLDENWRMKQINAIIQSSDKPHILAGGLNSLDETDYSTERWTEIVKYYEEVGKPIPKFEVMKYLKSKEYTDAKDFAGECESVVMIAKGQSVQGTCKYGTRVDYILSSSDSPYKFVPGSYSVFSSKGTSDHHIVKVDLVKVDTVPHEYVNKKRRDSKHKVVRITHSNPNKGIWKIDT; this is translated from the exons ATGCTAAGAGTCCTCAACGAAAAGCTGAAGCGCCTCTGTTTTAGTCTCCGGTGGCCAATACGCTGCCGTTCaaagaacaaaatcaaaattactGTGAAAAAACTGggaaaatcaaattcaagttcTCATTCACAAATTGATCCATCAAATTCAAATGGGTCAGCAGCAATTCATCCAAGTAATGGCGAATTGAATCGTTCTAAAACTGGACGAACAATACGAGTAGCTACATTTAATGCTGCGCTTTTCTCCATGGCGCCGGCACTTCCAAGGAGTAGTTCTGATAGATCAGctagttttgattttgaaaatgatgaattttcgAATTCAAAAGCTAGTAAAATGAGTGATTACTATAATTTAAGAGTGAAATCAGCGAATGATCGACCTAAGAGTATACTCAAACAATCACCTCTTCATCCGACGAAAGAAACAGATACGCTTTTGTTGAAAAGACAAAATTTCTCGAAATCGAAGTTAAGGGTTTCGATCAATTTACCAGATAATGAAATATCTCTGAAGAAAAGTGGGCAATTGAGGATTTTGGGATGTGATAGTGAGAGGTTTTCAGGGAGTGGGATATGTAGAGGAAAATCTCCGTTAAGGTCTACTGTGAGTATGCCTCGAATTGATTGTCAAAGCTATAGAATTACGAGAAGTGTTCTTGAAGTATTGAGAGAATTGAATGCGGATATTCTGGCTTTGCAAGATGTTAAAGCAGAGGAAGAGAAAGGTATGAAGCCGTTATCGGATTTAGCTGATGCTTTGGGGATGAATTATGTATTTGCAGAGAGCTGGGCACCTGAATATGGTAACGCTATTATGTCAAAATGGCCAATCAAGTCATGGAATATTCAAAAAATCTTTGATGACTCCGATTTCAG AAATGTTCTGAAGGCAACAATTGACGTTCCTCGAGTTGGAGAATTAAATTTCTTCTGTACACACCTTGATCACTTGGATGAGAATTGGCGAATGAAGCAGATTAATGCAATAATCCAATCATCTGATAAGCCACACATTTTAGCCGGGGGTTTAAATTCTCTTGACGAAACAGATTACTCTACAGAAAGGTGGACAGAAATTGTAAAG TATTATGAAGAGGTGGGAAAGCCAATACCAAAGTTCGAAGTAATGAAGTATTTGAAGAGTAAAGAATATACAGATGCTAAGGATTTCGCTGGGGAATGCGAGTCTGTTGTCATGATTGCCAAAGGACAGA GCGTGCAAGGAACGTGCAAGTATGGAACACGAGTGGATTACATACTTTCATCATCCGATTCACCATACAAGTTTGTTCCAGGATCATACTCGGTTTTCTCCTCGAAAGGAACATCTGATCACCACATAGTGAAAGTTGATTTGGTAAAAGTAGATACTGTTCCTCACGAATACGTCAACAAGAAAAGGCGGGATTCGAAACACAAAGTAGTCAGGATTACTCATTCAAATCCAAACAAGGGTATATGGAAAATAGacacatga
- the LOC107030429 gene encoding uncharacterized protein LOC107030429: MENKNDDEFEFIESYPIDDYHRKPLLNISLHTITESLGFESFNEKSKCSFDELDERRSRSRSNTKCTSSPSPTVINFPPLLSSLNEKGRPRFDLEIVRENGRLQIASVKNNRPEVIVERIRPSEESDVRVRIKFIDGKKDPSSSSSSSSSGKEEIIMIIEEDES, translated from the coding sequence ATGGAGAACAAAAACGACGACGAATTCGAATTTATCGAGTCATATCCCATTGATGATTATCATCGTAAGCCTCTACTCaacatttcattacatacaattACAGAAAGCCTAGGGTTTGAGAGCTTCAACGAGAAATCAAAATGCAGTTTCGATGAATTAGATGAAcgaagatcaagatcaagatcaaatACAAAATGTACTAGTTCACCTTCACCAACAGTTATAAATTTCCCGCCACTTTTATCAAGTTTGAACGAGAAGGGACGGCCAAGATTTGATCTAGAAATAGTGCGGGAAAATGGACGGTTGCAGATTGCAAGTGTGAAAAATAATCGCCCGGAGGTTATTGTTGAACGTATACGTCCAAGTGAAGAAAGTGATGTCCGAGTTCGAATAAAGTTTATCGATGGAAAAAAAGAtccgtcttcttcttcttcttcttcgtcttctGGTAAAGAGGAAATTATAATGATCATAGAAGAAGATGAATCTTGA
- the LOC107029520 gene encoding sugar transporter ERD6-like 7, which yields MKEDIEQSENRVNEEITTPLIIQTNKRVKEENVENGCYEKKQDRCMVYLSTFVAVCGSYSFGSCAGYSSPTQSAIREDLNLSIAEFSLFGSILTFGAMIGAITSGPIADYIGRKGAMRMSSGFCVAGWLAIYFAQGALALDIGRLATGYGMGVFSYVVPVFIAEIAPKDLRGALTTINQLMICCGVSVSFIIGTMMTWRTLALTGLIPCAILLFGLFIIPESPRWLAKIGHQKEFELALRKLRGKDADISEEAAEIKDYIETLEKLPKVNLFDLFQRRYSSSLIVGVGLMVFQQFGGINGICFYTGSIFESSGFPSDIGTIIYAIIQVPITALGAALIDRAGRKPLLLVSGTGLVIGCILTGISFYMKGHEMAIKAAPILAVTGILVYIGSFSVGMGAVPWVVMSEIYPINIKGAAGSLATLVNWFGAWACSYTFNFLMTWNSFGTFVLYAAVNALSILFVIKIVPETKGRTLEQIQAAINAS from the exons atgaaggaAGATATAGAGCAAAGTGAGAACAGAgtaaatgaagaaataacaacTCCTCTtataattcaaacaaataaaagagtaaaagaagaaaatgttgaaaatggATGTTATGAGAAGAAACAAGATAGGTGCATGGTTTACCTTAGCACATTTGTGGCTGTTTGTGGTTCATATTCTTTTGGATCTTGT GCTGGATATTCATCACCAACACAATCCGCCATCAGAGAGGATCTTAACTTGTCTATAGCAGAG TTCTCGCTCTTTGGTTCAATATTGACATTTGGTGCAATGATTGGAGCAATCACAAGTGGTCCAATCGCTGATTATATTGGTCGTAAAGGG GCAATGAGAATGTCAAGTGGTTTCTGTGTTGCTGGATGGTTAGCCATTTACTTCGCTCAG GGAGCACTTGCTCTGGACATTGGAAGATTGGCAACAGGATATGGAATGGGAGTTTTCTCTTATGTG GTGCCGGTATTTATAGCTGAAATTGCACCTAAAGATTTACGAGGAGCTTTGACAACCATAAACCAG CTGATGATATGTTGTGGAGTCTCAGTTTCCTTCATTATAGGAACTATGATGACATGGAGGACGTTGGCGTTAACAG gATTAATTCCATGTGCTATTCTGCTTTTCGGTCTATTTATCATTCCAGAGTCACCTAGGTGGTTG GCAAAAATAGGACATCAAAAGGAGTTTGAACTTGCACTACGTAAACTTCGAGGCAAAGATGCTGATATATCCGAGGAGGCAGCTGAAATCAAG GATTATATAGAAACACTTGAAAAGCTTCCGAAAGTGAACTTGTTTGATTTGTTCCAAAGAAGATACTCGAGCTCACTTATA GTGGGAGTTGGACTTATGGTGTTTCAACAGTTTGGTGGAATCAATGGAATCTGTTTCTACACCGGTAGCATATTTGAGTCCTCAG GTTTCCCCTCTGATATTGGAACTATAATCTATGCAATTATACAG GTTCCCATCACCGCGTTGGGTGCAGCCTTAATTGACAGAGCTGGAAGGAAACCTCTTTTATTG GTTTCAGGAACAGGACTTGTCATAGGCTGTATACTAACAGGAATCTCATTCTATATGAAG GGACATGAAATGGCAATAAAGGCAGCACCGATACTTGCTGTAACAGGCATACTG GTCTATATCGGTTCCTTCTCAGTAGGAATGGGAGCAGTTCCGTGGGTTGTGATGTCAGAG ATATATCCTATAAATATTAAAGGTGCTGCTGGGAGCCTTGCAACACTAGTGAATTGGTTCGGAGCATGGGCGTGCTCCTACACTTTCAACTTCCTAATGACCTGGAATTCTTTTG GTACTTTCGTTCTGTATGCTGCAGTGAATGCACTGTCCATATTATTTGTGATAAAGATAGTACCTGAAACCAAAGGAAGAACTTTGGAACAAATCCAGGCTGCTATTAATGCATCATAA
- the LOC107029409 gene encoding probable LRR receptor-like serine/threonine-protein kinase RKF3 translates to MFPFLHLFIFLCLSFSYCCYGQIINSSSSSCPLDFTSLRKIIDQNSKRPTLNSTAQCQYIRQGLRLVQSEYLRRTNSFFPPLSSAGSCWNSYQSLVNDYVQNFDIRSSCGFQTAWISQGCMNITTRFDFESKVSSAAITNIVSSCNQSLENNSPCATCTTSLSGLASFLPGPSVGNLFDCAAYPSVYAAAFANQFGPTDKGTAKCLFLLDVSVGSSGKGKKSVVVIVVVVVCVVVFAVVVFGYWFLWRKKKIGLAKKWNTKRLESNLSSRLDSISGSTTLIRYSFDEIKAATKNFARVNIVGTGGYGNVYKGVLPGGIEVALKRFKNCSVAGDANFTHEVEVIASVRHVNLVALRGYCTATTPFEGHQRIIVCDLMKNGSLHDHLFGTRHEKLSWGIRQKVAIGTARGLAYLHYGAQPGIIHRDIKASNILLDESFEPKVADFGLAKFTPEGMTHMSTRVAGTMGYVAPEYALYGQLTERSDVYSFGVVLLELLSGKKAIMEFKDGQPTLVTDWAWSLVREGRALDVLEDSIPHLGPPEVMEKYVLVAVLCSHPELYARPTMDQVVNMLDAEIPVPTIPERPISLIADLDDIERSVSSGGNSGNLSTAAGYQPYIFERETPLADSDSVRARTLDQRSR, encoded by the coding sequence ATGTTCCCTTTTCTTcatctcttcatttttctttgcCTTTCATTCTCTTATTGCTGTTATggacaaatcatcaattcttcttcttcttcatgtcctcTCGATTTCACTTCACTTCGCAAAATCAtagatcaaaattcaaaaagacCCACTTTGAACTCCACCGCACAGTGTCAGTACATTCGTCAGGGTTTACGTCTAGTTCAATCGGAGTATCTCCGCCGTACCAACTCTTTCTTCCCGCCCCTGAGTTCAGCCGGTTCTTGCTGGAACTCTTATCAGTCTCTGGTCAACGATTATGTCCAAAACTTTGATATTCGGAGTTCATGTGGGTTTCAAACAGCTTGGATCTCTCAGGGTTGTATGAATATCACAACCCGTTTCGACTTCGAGTCTAAGGTATCCTCTGCTGCGATTACTAATATTGTTTCTTCGTGTAATCAGTCATTAGAGAACAATTCCCCTTGTGCTACTTGTACTACTAGTTTATCTGGGCTTGCTTCGTTTCTACCGGGTCCTTCTGTTGGAAATTTGTTCGATTGTGCGGCTTATCCTTCGGTTTATGCTGCTGCTTTTGCTAATCAGTTTGGACCTACTGATAAGGGTACTgcaaaatgtttgtttcttctTGATGTTAGTGTTGGTAGCTCAGGGAAGGGTAAGAAGAGTGTGGTTGTTattgtggtggtggtggtatgTGTGGTGGTTTTCGCAGTTGTTGTGTTTGGTTATTGGTTTCTGTggaggaagaaaaaaattggattGGCGAAAAAGTGGAATACTAAGAGATTGGAGAGTAATTTGAGTTCTCGTTTGGATTCGATTAGTGGAAGTACTACTTTGATTAGGTATAGTTTTGATGAGATTAAGGCGGCTACAAAGAATTTCGCTAGGGTGAATATAGTTGGGACAGGAGGGTATGGGAATGTGTATAAGGGTGTGTTGCCGGGTGGGATTGAAGTAGCATTGAAGAGGTTCAAGAATTGTTCGGTTGCTGGTGATGCGAATTTCACTCATGAAGTGGAGGTTATTGCTAGTGTTAGGCATGTGAATTTGGTGGCTTTGAGAGGGTACTGCACGGCGACAACCCCTTTTGAGGGTCACCAGAGGATCATTGTTTGTGATTTGATGAAGAATGGGAGTCTTCATGATCATTTGTTTGGAACGAGACATGAAAAATTGAGTTGGGGTATTAGGCAGAAGGTTGCAATTGGCACTGCTAGAGGATTGGCTTACCTGCATTATGGAGCACAACCGGGTATTATTCACAGGGATATTAAGGCTAGTAATATACTTCTAGATGAGAGTTTTGAACCTAAGGTGGCGGATTTTGGATTGGCTAAGTTCACTCCTGAAGGGATGACTCATATGAGCACTCGTGTAGCAGGAACGATGGGGTATGTAGCACCTGAGTATGCTTTGTATGGCCAATTGACTGAAAGGAGCGATGTTTATAGCTTTGGAGTTGTGCTTCTTGAGCTTTTGAGTGGAAAGAAAGCAATAATGGAGTTTAAGGATGGGCAGCCGACGCTTGTGACTGATTGGGCCTGGTCATTGGTTAGGGAAGGCAGAGCATTAGATGTTCTTGAAGACAGCATTCCGCATTTGGGACCTCCAGAAGTTATGGAGAAGTATGTACTGGTAGCTGTTCTTTGTTCCCATCCAGAATTGTACGCGAGGCCAACAATGGATCAGGTTGTGAACATGTTGGACGCTGAGATACCTGTTCCAACCATACCGGAGAGACCAATTTCTCTCATTGCTGATCTTGATGACATTGAAAGGTCTGTTAGCAGTGGTGGTAACTCAGGTAATCTGTCCACTGCTGCAGGCTATCAGCCTTACATATTTGAGCGCGAGACACCTCTGGCAGATAGTGATTCTGTCAGGGCAAGAACATTGGATCAGAGATCGCGATAG